A window of Ruania suaedae contains these coding sequences:
- a CDS encoding FAD-binding oxidoreductase yields the protein MSDVVHQKWWGWGVEGVAFSPDNKPGFAPFVRNVIGIDVTGPAGSAPSFDELDVPASRLPDDLGATLRGIAGDHQVTTEDMDRVVHTYGKGLRDLVRVRAGDLPRVPDVVVYPANEGEVQQILDAVVAADAVLIPFGGGSNISGSLTPEAGEQRTVVSLDLGRLNRVLEIDADAGLARVQAGGLGPDLEEQLTARGWTMGHQPDSFKHSTLGGWIATRSSGMQSDKYGDIAEIVRGMRVVLPGKVLTLRPLPSTSTGPSVREMILGSEGRLGVITEAWVHVHRLPENREVIAYLYPNWAAGLAAMRDISVSDATPSITRVSDANETAFSLATRKESKSLSSKVGEGLFELLRRRGWDLEKVCISYIGYEGGAAKVRADKAEVGKIVGKHGGIKLGKGPGAMYDQKKFDTPYLRDFLLDRGALGDVSETAAPWSRLGEVYVSTVRAATKAYEQIGVQGFIMCHLSHSYHSGACLYFTFAFPPREDSPELEQYDVVKSAIQQSFIDHGGTLSHHHGVGTDHAPWMEQDISEAGVDLMVGLLSAADPSRNLNPGTIIPPEREW from the coding sequence ATGAGCGACGTCGTCCACCAGAAGTGGTGGGGCTGGGGTGTCGAGGGCGTGGCCTTCAGCCCGGACAACAAGCCCGGGTTCGCGCCGTTCGTGCGCAACGTCATCGGTATCGACGTCACCGGCCCGGCGGGGAGCGCGCCCTCCTTCGACGAGCTCGACGTCCCTGCCTCCCGCCTCCCCGACGATCTGGGCGCCACGCTGCGCGGCATCGCCGGCGACCACCAGGTCACCACCGAGGACATGGACCGCGTCGTCCACACCTACGGCAAGGGGCTGCGGGACCTGGTGCGGGTGCGGGCCGGGGACCTGCCGCGCGTGCCGGACGTCGTCGTCTACCCCGCCAACGAGGGCGAGGTGCAGCAGATCCTGGACGCGGTGGTCGCCGCGGACGCCGTCCTCATCCCCTTCGGTGGTGGCTCGAACATCTCCGGCTCGCTCACGCCCGAGGCCGGCGAGCAGCGCACCGTCGTCTCGCTCGACCTGGGACGCCTGAACCGGGTGCTGGAGATCGACGCCGACGCCGGGCTGGCGCGGGTGCAGGCCGGCGGCCTCGGTCCCGACCTGGAGGAGCAGCTCACGGCCCGTGGCTGGACCATGGGCCATCAGCCGGACTCCTTCAAGCACTCCACCCTCGGCGGCTGGATCGCGACCCGGTCCTCGGGCATGCAGTCCGACAAGTATGGGGACATCGCGGAGATCGTGCGGGGTATGAGGGTGGTGCTGCCCGGCAAGGTCCTCACGCTGCGCCCGCTGCCGAGCACCTCGACCGGGCCGAGCGTGCGGGAGATGATCCTGGGTTCGGAGGGGCGTCTCGGCGTGATCACCGAGGCGTGGGTGCACGTGCACCGGCTTCCCGAGAACCGCGAGGTGATCGCCTACCTGTACCCGAACTGGGCAGCCGGACTGGCGGCCATGCGGGACATCTCGGTCTCGGACGCGACGCCCTCGATCACCCGTGTCTCGGACGCGAACGAGACGGCGTTCTCCCTCGCCACCCGCAAGGAGTCCAAGAGCCTGTCCTCCAAGGTCGGTGAGGGCCTGTTCGAGCTGCTGCGCCGCCGCGGCTGGGACCTGGAGAAGGTCTGCATCTCCTACATCGGCTACGAGGGCGGCGCGGCCAAGGTGCGCGCCGACAAGGCCGAGGTCGGGAAGATCGTCGGAAAGCACGGCGGCATCAAGCTCGGCAAGGGCCCGGGCGCGATGTACGACCAGAAGAAGTTCGACACCCCCTACCTGCGCGACTTCCTGCTAGACCGGGGCGCCCTGGGGGACGTCTCCGAGACGGCGGCGCCCTGGTCGCGCCTGGGCGAGGTGTACGTCTCCACGGTGCGGGCGGCCACGAAGGCCTACGAGCAGATCGGCGTGCAGGGCTTCATCATGTGCCACCTCTCGCACTCCTACCATTCCGGTGCGTGCCTGTACTTCACGTTCGCCTTCCCGCCCCGGGAGGATTCCCCGGAGCTGGAGCAGTACGACGTCGTGAAGTCGGCGATCCAGCAGTCCTTCATCGACCACGGCGGCACGCTGAGCCACCACCACGGGGTGGGCACCGACCACGCCCCCTGGATGGAGCAGGACATCTCCGAAGCCGGCGTGGACCTCATGGTCGGGCTGCTCTCCGCCGCCGACCCGAGCCGCAACCTCAACCCGGGCACGATCATCCCGCCCGAACGGGAGTGGTGA
- a CDS encoding MFS transporter produces the protein MDQTPAATARATPPWRYAVGMFGTSIPINLIKGSMILFYVDILGLDVRAYGVVMVIYAIIDALDNPLLGFLSDRTRTRFGRRRPWLLIGAPMLAACMIAFFSAPTSLEGMGLVLWFAVFAILCEAFDSMLNANYGALLPELFPAERRRAVANSLRQGFQLVALVISLALTPLLTTSVFGTETTTEGFTTTAIIYGAIAVVVIAFMTLSVRENPRYSTRERPRFLPSIGSVVRNPLFWQVGLVGACYGIAMALVLSGVQLYVRYSLGLPVANALYLQGAVIGVTALALLVWTRLVARFGAPRMWRIAFMVLAAGFVALFFASSLITGILAGAVLGLGWSGMLATNDLIVARVLDGDATRHGEHREGLFLSAFGFFGRLNGVVTGLALTSLGVFFGYNSGDDPGSDPGFAFRVYLTVYPFALTVIGAVASRFVRVPEAGAQA, from the coding sequence GTGGACCAGACGCCTGCGGCCACGGCCCGTGCCACCCCGCCCTGGCGCTACGCCGTCGGGATGTTCGGGACCTCGATCCCGATCAACCTGATCAAGGGTTCGATGATCCTGTTCTACGTGGACATCCTGGGCCTGGACGTGCGCGCGTACGGGGTGGTGATGGTGATCTACGCGATCATCGACGCCCTCGACAACCCGCTGCTCGGCTTCCTCTCCGATCGCACCCGCACCCGGTTCGGCCGGCGCCGGCCATGGCTGCTCATCGGCGCGCCGATGCTGGCCGCGTGCATGATCGCGTTCTTCTCCGCCCCCACCTCGCTGGAGGGGATGGGGCTGGTGCTGTGGTTTGCGGTCTTCGCGATCCTCTGCGAGGCCTTCGACTCGATGCTCAACGCCAACTACGGCGCCCTGCTGCCGGAGCTTTTCCCGGCCGAGCGCCGCCGGGCGGTGGCGAACTCGCTGCGGCAGGGCTTCCAGCTGGTGGCGCTGGTGATCTCCCTGGCCCTCACCCCGCTGCTGACCACCAGCGTGTTCGGCACCGAGACCACCACCGAGGGGTTCACCACCACCGCGATCATCTACGGCGCGATCGCGGTGGTGGTGATCGCGTTCATGACCCTCTCGGTCCGGGAGAACCCGCGGTACTCCACCCGCGAGCGGCCGCGGTTCCTGCCCTCGATCGGCTCGGTGGTGCGTAACCCGCTGTTCTGGCAGGTGGGCCTGGTGGGCGCCTGCTACGGCATCGCGATGGCGCTGGTGCTCAGCGGCGTGCAGCTGTACGTGCGCTACAGCCTCGGCCTGCCGGTGGCCAACGCGCTGTACCTGCAGGGGGCGGTGATCGGGGTGACGGCGCTGGCGCTTCTGGTCTGGACCCGGCTGGTGGCCCGGTTCGGTGCGCCCCGGATGTGGCGGATCGCGTTCATGGTGCTGGCGGCCGGGTTCGTGGCGCTGTTCTTCGCCTCCAGCCTGATCACCGGCATCCTCGCCGGGGCGGTCCTGGGGCTCGGCTGGTCCGGCATGCTCGCCACCAACGACCTCATCGTCGCCCGCGTGCTCGACGGGGACGCCACCCGCCACGGTGAGCACCGGGAGGGCCTGTTCCTCTCGGCGTTCGGATTCTTCGGGCGCCTCAACGGGGTGGTCACCGGGCTCGCGCTGACCTCGCTGGGGGTGTTCTTCGGCTACAACTCCGGCGACGATCCCGGCAGTGACCCCGGCTTCGCCTTCCGCGTCTATCTCACCGTCTACCCCTTCGCGCTGACCGTGATCGGCGCCGTGGCCTCCCGCTTCGTGCGCGTGCCCGAGGCCGGCGCGCAGGCATGA
- a CDS encoding ChbG/HpnK family deacetylase yields MRRLVLTADDLGRDEATTAEILALAREEAITATTVIPLAPGSAGAAAQITTAHLAVRVHLTLTSESGESGESGVAAWRPLAHGPSLVEEDGTLPTDPYRLGARGETADVLIELEAQLAWARAHGVEPAAADSHAGTLYGLHGRSWLEPALRWCAGHGLGFRLPRDLTPYLGGPAPEPLHSAHTAAVALADELGVPIPQAMVTNDRTAAQWGSYQAFRAGMLDRVAALGEGTSELFLHPSPVSQIRSWEARFLRDPVVRSELAHDVTLVEGW; encoded by the coding sequence ATGAGGAGGCTGGTCCTCACCGCCGACGACCTCGGCCGGGACGAGGCCACCACTGCGGAGATCCTCGCCCTGGCACGCGAGGAGGCGATCACCGCCACCACGGTGATCCCGCTCGCCCCCGGCTCCGCCGGGGCAGCCGCACAGATCACGACGGCGCACCTCGCCGTCCGGGTGCACCTCACCCTGACGAGTGAGTCCGGTGAGTCCGGTGAGTCGGGGGTGGCAGCGTGGCGGCCGCTCGCCCACGGCCCCAGCCTCGTGGAGGAGGACGGGACGTTGCCGACGGATCCGTATCGGCTCGGTGCCCGCGGGGAGACGGCGGACGTGCTCATCGAGCTCGAGGCCCAGCTGGCGTGGGCTCGCGCCCACGGGGTGGAGCCGGCGGCGGCGGACTCCCACGCCGGCACCCTCTACGGCCTGCACGGGCGGTCCTGGCTGGAACCGGCACTGCGCTGGTGTGCCGGGCACGGGCTCGGCTTCCGACTGCCGCGCGACCTCACCCCCTACCTCGGTGGCCCGGCGCCGGAGCCGCTGCACTCGGCGCACACCGCCGCGGTGGCGCTCGCCGACGAGCTCGGCGTCCCGATCCCGCAGGCGATGGTCACCAACGACCGCACCGCCGCGCAGTGGGGCAGCTACCAGGCGTTCCGGGCCGGGATGCTCGACCGGGTCGCGGCGCTGGGGGAGGGCACGAGCGAGCTGTTCCTGCACCCCTCCCCGGTCTCGCAGATCCGGTCCTGGGAGGCGCGGTTCCTGCGCGACCCGGTGGTCCGGAGCGAGCTCGCCCACGACGTCACCCTCGTGGAAGGGTGGTGA
- a CDS encoding CehA/McbA family metallohydrolase, with the protein MASTVHRLRLGLADLLATPYLAVGVEVPPGCASLEVRLDYDRTDAVVDLGCEGPAGWRGWSGGARESFVIQADSATPGYVPGEPEPGQWSVQLGLYRLPAEPIEVTVTVLTPAESEVVADAPPVAPAQAAPRGSSRGLPAEPGLTWYAGDLHAHSTHSDGEQSLAELAALAVTAGLDFLAVTEHNTVSHHPLLADVGRALGVSLLPGQEVTTARGHANVLGDIGWIDFRRPVAEWIAEAQARGGLVSINHPLEGEWAWQHRLSGLPEAVELWHITWFRDLRSTEPWGLWPHWRQDAVLLGGSDYHHPRHGYLPGTPTTWVAAESPEPEAILAAIRAGRTAISHPGPRAAVLLRVAGELVAIGAEGAVLTDVDGRSQVIGAVRVSIPLERAGRGPFRLTSPGRELLAISP; encoded by the coding sequence ATGGCCTCGACCGTGCACCGCCTACGCCTCGGCCTCGCCGACCTGCTCGCGACGCCCTATCTCGCCGTGGGCGTCGAGGTGCCGCCCGGGTGCGCCTCGCTCGAGGTGAGGCTGGACTACGACCGCACGGACGCCGTCGTGGATCTGGGGTGCGAGGGGCCGGCGGGCTGGCGCGGCTGGTCGGGCGGAGCGCGGGAGTCCTTCGTGATCCAGGCGGACTCGGCCACGCCCGGCTACGTGCCGGGTGAGCCGGAGCCGGGCCAGTGGTCGGTGCAGCTGGGCCTGTACCGGCTGCCGGCCGAACCGATCGAGGTGACGGTCACCGTGCTCACCCCGGCGGAGTCGGAGGTGGTGGCGGACGCGCCGCCGGTGGCCCCCGCCCAGGCCGCTCCGCGCGGCAGCAGCCGGGGCCTGCCTGCCGAGCCCGGGCTGACCTGGTACGCCGGGGACCTGCACGCGCACAGCACCCACTCCGACGGCGAGCAGTCCCTGGCCGAGCTGGCGGCGCTCGCGGTGACGGCGGGGCTGGACTTCCTGGCGGTCACCGAGCACAACACGGTCTCCCACCACCCGCTGCTCGCCGACGTGGGGCGAGCACTGGGGGTCTCGCTGCTGCCGGGCCAGGAGGTCACCACCGCCCGCGGGCACGCGAACGTCCTGGGCGACATCGGATGGATCGACTTCCGCCGCCCGGTGGCCGAGTGGATCGCCGAGGCGCAGGCGCGCGGGGGGCTGGTGAGCATCAACCATCCGCTCGAGGGTGAGTGGGCCTGGCAGCACCGGCTGAGCGGGCTGCCGGAGGCGGTCGAGCTGTGGCACATCACCTGGTTCCGGGACCTGCGCTCCACCGAGCCGTGGGGGCTGTGGCCGCACTGGCGTCAGGATGCGGTGCTGCTCGGCGGCAGCGACTACCACCACCCCCGCCACGGGTACCTGCCGGGCACCCCGACCACGTGGGTGGCGGCCGAGTCGCCCGAGCCGGAGGCGATCCTGGCGGCCATCCGCGCGGGCCGGACGGCGATCTCGCACCCCGGGCCGCGGGCGGCGGTGCTGCTGCGGGTGGCCGGGGAGCTGGTGGCAATCGGGGCCGAGGGAGCCGTGCTGACCGACGTCGACGGCCGGTCGCAGGTGATCGGCGCGGTGCGGGTGAGTATCCCCCTCGAGCGGGCGGGCCGCGGCCCCTTCCGGCTCACCTCGCCGGGCCGGGAGCTGCTCGCGATCAGCCCGTGA
- the nrdH gene encoding glutaredoxin-like protein NrdH: MTITVFSKPACVQCDATYRALKKHGLEYEVVDISTDAEALESVKALGYQQAPVVFAGGDHWSGFRPDKIKALAAVSATQSSAALA; the protein is encoded by the coding sequence ATGACCATCACCGTCTTCAGCAAGCCGGCGTGCGTGCAGTGCGATGCCACCTACCGGGCGCTCAAGAAGCACGGCCTGGAGTACGAGGTGGTGGACATCTCCACCGACGCCGAGGCGCTCGAGTCCGTCAAGGCGCTCGGGTACCAGCAGGCGCCGGTCGTGTTCGCCGGCGGCGACCACTGGTCCGGCTTCCGGCCGGACAAGATCAAGGCGCTCGCCGCGGTGAGCGCCACGCAGTCCTCCGCAGCACTGGCCTGA
- the nrdI gene encoding class Ib ribonucleoside-diphosphate reductase assembly flavoprotein NrdI yields MPGIVYFSSVSENTRRFVDRLDLPAERIPLRSSEPALNVREPYVLFTPTYGGGDGQGAVPKQVIRFLNDEKNRSLIRGVVAAGNTNFGSAYCLAGSIVARKCKVPHLYNFELLGTAEDVTCVREGLGQLWLQQ; encoded by the coding sequence GTGCCAGGGATCGTGTACTTCTCCTCTGTCTCGGAGAACACACGCCGCTTCGTGGATCGGCTCGATCTGCCGGCGGAACGGATCCCGCTGCGCTCGAGCGAACCCGCGCTGAACGTGCGCGAGCCCTACGTCCTGTTCACCCCCACATACGGGGGTGGGGACGGGCAGGGCGCGGTACCCAAGCAGGTCATCCGGTTCCTCAACGACGAGAAGAACCGCTCCCTCATCCGCGGCGTGGTCGCGGCCGGCAACACCAACTTCGGCAGCGCGTACTGCCTGGCCGGGAGCATCGTGGCACGTAAGTGCAAGGTGCCCCATCTGTACAACTTCGAACTACTAGGAACCGCTGAGGACGTCACGTGCGTCCGTGAGGGATTGGGACAGTTGTGGCTGCAACAGTGA
- the nrdE gene encoding class 1b ribonucleoside-diphosphate reductase subunit alpha — MDYHALNAMLNLYGPNGEIQFSKDREAARQYFLQHVNQNTVFFHNLAEKLDYLVEHGYYETEVLEKYSREFVQRLFDHAYSKKFRFQTFLGAFKYYTSYTLKTFDGKRYLERFEDRVAMVALTLADGDENFALEMVDEIISGRFQPATPTFLNSGKKQRGEPVSCFLLRIEDNMESIARAINSALQLSKRGGGVALLLSNVREHGAPIKKIENQSSGVIPVMKLLEDSFSYANQLGARQGAGAVYLHAHHPDIYRFLDTKRENADEKIRIKTLSLGVVIPDITFELAKNNEDMYLFSPYDVERVYGKPFAEVNVTEHYREMVDDGRIKKKKINAREFFQTLAEIQFESGYPYVMFEDTVNRANPIEGKITHSNLCSEILQVSTASTYNDDLSYDHVGKDISCNLGSMNIALSMDSPDLGKTVGTAIRALTAVSDQTHIWSVPSIEQGNNDSHAIGLGQMNLHGYLARERIHYGSTEGVDFTNMYFYTVLFHALTESNKLAIERGKAFKGFENSTYASGAFFDKYLDQTWEPATERVRQLFDEAGVRLPTQADWAALKESVQAHGIYNQNLQAVPPTGSISYINNSTSSIHPVASKIEIRKEGKIGRVYYPAPFLTNDNLEYFADAYEIGYEKVIDTYAAATQHVDQGLSLTLFFKDTITTREVNKAQIYAWKKGIKTLYYIRLRQLALEGTEVDGCVSCML, encoded by the coding sequence ATGGACTATCACGCGCTCAACGCGATGCTGAACCTCTACGGGCCGAACGGTGAGATCCAGTTCTCCAAGGACCGGGAGGCGGCGCGGCAGTACTTCCTGCAGCACGTCAACCAGAACACCGTCTTCTTCCACAACCTGGCGGAGAAGCTGGACTACCTGGTCGAGCACGGCTACTACGAGACCGAGGTGCTCGAGAAGTACTCGCGCGAGTTCGTCCAGCGCCTCTTCGACCACGCCTACAGCAAGAAGTTCCGGTTCCAGACCTTCCTCGGCGCCTTCAAGTACTACACCTCGTACACGCTGAAGACCTTCGACGGGAAGCGCTACCTGGAGCGGTTCGAGGACCGCGTCGCGATGGTGGCGCTCACCCTGGCCGACGGTGACGAGAACTTCGCCCTCGAGATGGTCGACGAGATCATCTCCGGCCGGTTCCAGCCCGCCACCCCCACGTTCCTGAACTCGGGCAAGAAGCAGCGCGGTGAGCCGGTCTCCTGCTTCCTGCTGCGCATCGAGGACAACATGGAGTCGATCGCCCGGGCGATCAACTCCGCGCTGCAGCTGTCCAAGCGCGGCGGCGGGGTGGCCCTGCTGCTGAGCAACGTGCGCGAGCACGGGGCGCCGATCAAGAAGATCGAGAACCAGTCCTCCGGGGTGATCCCGGTGATGAAGCTGCTCGAGGACTCCTTCTCCTACGCCAACCAGCTCGGGGCCCGGCAGGGGGCCGGCGCGGTCTACCTGCACGCCCACCACCCCGACATCTACCGCTTCCTGGACACCAAGCGGGAGAACGCCGACGAGAAGATCCGCATCAAGACCCTCTCGCTCGGCGTGGTGATCCCGGACATCACCTTCGAGCTGGCGAAGAACAACGAGGACATGTACCTGTTCTCCCCGTACGACGTCGAGCGCGTGTACGGCAAGCCGTTCGCCGAGGTGAACGTGACCGAGCACTACCGCGAGATGGTCGACGACGGGCGGATCAAGAAGAAGAAGATCAACGCTCGCGAGTTCTTCCAGACCCTCGCCGAGATCCAGTTCGAGTCCGGCTACCCGTACGTGATGTTCGAGGACACGGTGAACCGGGCGAACCCGATCGAGGGCAAGATCACGCACTCGAACCTGTGCTCGGAGATCCTGCAGGTCTCCACCGCCTCGACCTACAACGACGATCTGTCGTATGACCACGTGGGCAAGGACATCTCCTGCAACCTGGGCTCGATGAACATCGCGCTCTCGATGGACTCCCCGGACCTGGGCAAGACCGTCGGCACGGCGATCCGGGCGCTGACCGCGGTCTCGGATCAGACCCACATCTGGTCGGTGCCCTCGATCGAGCAGGGCAACAACGACTCCCACGCCATCGGCCTGGGGCAGATGAACCTGCACGGCTACCTCGCCCGGGAGCGGATCCACTATGGGTCCACCGAGGGCGTGGACTTCACCAACATGTACTTCTATACGGTGCTCTTCCACGCGCTGACGGAGTCGAACAAGCTCGCGATCGAGCGCGGTAAGGCATTCAAGGGCTTCGAGAACTCCACCTACGCCTCCGGGGCGTTCTTCGACAAGTACCTGGACCAGACGTGGGAGCCGGCCACCGAGCGGGTGCGTCAGTTGTTCGACGAGGCCGGCGTGCGCCTGCCCACCCAGGCCGACTGGGCGGCACTGAAGGAGTCCGTGCAGGCGCACGGCATCTACAACCAGAACCTGCAGGCCGTCCCGCCGACCGGGTCGATCTCCTACATCAACAACTCCACCTCCTCGATCCACCCGGTGGCCTCGAAGATCGAGATCCGTAAGGAAGGCAAGATCGGGCGGGTCTACTACCCGGCGCCGTTCCTGACGAACGACAACCTCGAGTACTTCGCCGATGCGTACGAGATCGGCTACGAGAAGGTCATCGACACCTACGCCGCGGCCACCCAGCACGTGGACCAGGGCCTGAGCCTGACGCTGTTCTTCAAGGACACCATCACCACGCGCGAGGTGAACAAGGCGCAGATCTACGCCTGGAAGAAGGGCATCAAGACCCTGTACTACATCCGCCTGCGCCAGCTCGCGCTGGAGGGCACCGAGGTGGATGGTTGCGTCAGCTGCATGCTGTAG
- the nrdF gene encoding class 1b ribonucleoside-diphosphate reductase subunit beta, whose protein sequence is MSEKLKLVSRVSAINWNRIQDEKDVEVWNRLVNNFWLPEKVPLSNDIQSWHTLTEAEQLMTTRVFTGLTMLDTIQGTVGAVSLIPDALTPHEEAVYTNIAFMESVHAKSYSSIFSTLISTAEIDEAFRWTEENENLQRKAEIVLNYYRGDDPLKRKVASTMLESFLFYSGFYAPMYWSSRAKLTNTADLIRLIIRDEAVHGYYIGYKYQKGLELETPQRRAELKEYTFELLFELYDNEEDYTEALYDPLGLTEDVKAFLRYNANKALMNLGYEGMFPKDATAVNPAILSSLSPNADENHDFFSGSGSSYVIGKAVNTEDEDWDF, encoded by the coding sequence GTGTCAGAGAAGTTGAAGCTGGTCAGCAGAGTCTCGGCGATCAACTGGAACCGGATCCAGGACGAGAAGGACGTCGAGGTCTGGAACCGACTGGTCAACAACTTCTGGCTGCCCGAGAAGGTGCCGCTGTCCAACGACATCCAGTCCTGGCACACCCTCACCGAGGCCGAGCAGTTGATGACCACGCGGGTGTTCACGGGCCTGACGATGCTGGACACGATCCAGGGCACGGTGGGTGCGGTCTCGCTGATCCCGGACGCGCTCACTCCGCACGAGGAGGCCGTCTACACGAACATCGCGTTCATGGAGTCGGTGCACGCGAAGAGCTACTCCTCGATCTTCTCCACGCTGATCTCCACCGCCGAGATCGACGAGGCCTTCCGCTGGACGGAGGAGAACGAGAACCTGCAGCGCAAGGCCGAGATCGTCCTGAACTACTACCGGGGCGACGACCCGCTCAAGCGCAAGGTCGCCTCCACGATGCTGGAGTCCTTCCTGTTCTACTCGGGGTTCTATGCCCCGATGTACTGGTCCTCACGGGCCAAGCTGACCAACACCGCGGACCTCATCCGGCTGATCATCCGGGACGAGGCGGTGCACGGGTACTACATCGGCTACAAGTACCAGAAGGGCCTGGAGCTGGAGACGCCGCAGCGTCGCGCCGAGCTCAAGGAGTACACCTTCGAGCTGCTCTTCGAGCTCTACGACAACGAAGAGGACTACACCGAGGCCCTGTACGACCCGCTCGGCCTCACCGAGGACGTCAAGGCGTTCTTGCGCTACAACGCGAACAAGGCGCTGATGAACCTCGGCTACGAGGGCATGTTCCCCAAGGACGCCACCGCGGTGAACCCGGCGATCCTGTCCTCGCTGAGCCCGAACGCCGACGAGAACCACGACTTCTTCTCCGGCTCGGGCTCGTCCTACGTGATCGGCAAGGCCGTCAACACCGAGGACGAGGACTGGGACTTCTGA
- a CDS encoding class I SAM-dependent methyltransferase produces MSDRRRRGGAQCSLEPDRATRPHVRQPAPFSTCVTHADARPRCSTVDGMASIREAFDAFAPHMRRRPDVEAHDLVAADVSDRLILESAGLDRPEFAHEGSPSREAGRPEHPDTPPATSRVGSLVVVGDRYGALALPLAAVGLRVLVHQDALSGERAARLNAVAVGLAQASDADSIAVPGVSWHPLDAELFAGATLVLMQLPRSLGALDEIAGLIAGHADPAVRVVAGGRVKHMTSAMNGVLARHFATVTADRGVGKSRVLRASEPRAGTGESAARAWPRAERDQETGLTICAHGAAFAGAGVDIGTRLLLSVLDQAPEASRVIDLGCGTGVLAVSYARAHPAARVIATDQSAAAVASASATAMANDVAAPCESAPHAPFGPHGVVVVRDDGLGGQSDASADLILLNPPFHSGAAVTGRIAPRLFADAARVLRPGGELWCVWNSHLRYRPQLEASVGTTRQIVRDPKFTVTASVRT; encoded by the coding sequence ATGTCCGATCGACGCCGCCGTGGAGGTGCCCAGTGTTCGCTGGAGCCTGATCGTGCTACGCGACCTCATGTTCGGCAACCGGCGCCATTCAGCACGTGCGTCACCCACGCCGACGCAAGGCCGAGGTGCTCTACTGTGGACGGCATGGCGTCGATCCGCGAAGCGTTCGACGCGTTCGCCCCACACATGCGGCGACGGCCGGATGTCGAGGCGCACGATCTGGTGGCGGCCGACGTCAGCGATCGGCTGATCCTGGAATCGGCCGGCCTCGATCGGCCCGAGTTCGCTCACGAGGGCAGTCCGTCTCGAGAAGCCGGGCGACCGGAGCACCCTGACACGCCCCCGGCAACCTCGCGGGTCGGGAGCCTGGTCGTGGTGGGTGATCGGTATGGAGCGCTGGCGCTGCCGCTGGCGGCCGTGGGCTTGCGCGTACTGGTGCATCAGGACGCGCTCTCGGGTGAGCGGGCGGCGCGCTTGAACGCGGTCGCCGTCGGGCTGGCGCAGGCGTCGGACGCGGACAGCATCGCGGTGCCCGGGGTGAGTTGGCACCCACTGGACGCCGAGCTGTTCGCGGGCGCGACGCTGGTGCTGATGCAGCTACCGCGGTCGCTAGGCGCGCTCGACGAGATCGCCGGCCTGATCGCCGGCCACGCCGACCCGGCGGTTCGCGTCGTCGCGGGCGGTCGCGTCAAGCACATGACGTCCGCGATGAACGGGGTGCTCGCCAGGCACTTCGCCACGGTCACCGCTGACCGGGGCGTCGGCAAGTCCCGGGTGCTGCGCGCATCGGAGCCTCGAGCCGGCACCGGAGAGTCCGCCGCACGGGCCTGGCCACGTGCAGAACGCGACCAGGAGACCGGGCTGACGATCTGCGCACACGGCGCCGCGTTCGCAGGCGCTGGGGTCGACATCGGTACGCGGCTGCTGCTCAGCGTGCTCGACCAGGCGCCCGAGGCGTCGCGCGTGATCGACCTGGGGTGCGGCACGGGCGTCCTGGCGGTGTCCTACGCCCGGGCGCACCCGGCCGCGCGGGTGATCGCCACCGACCAGTCCGCCGCTGCCGTCGCATCGGCATCGGCGACGGCCATGGCCAACGACGTCGCCGCCCCGTGCGAATCGGCTCCGCATGCGCCCTTCGGCCCGCACGGCGTCGTCGTGGTCCGGGACGACGGACTCGGCGGGCAGTCGGACGCGTCGGCCGATCTGATCCTGCTCAACCCGCCGTTCCACTCCGGCGCTGCGGTGACCGGTCGGATCGCACCGCGCCTGTTCGCGGACGCGGCCCGCGTGCTGCGGCCCGGTGGCGAGCTGTGGTGCGTGTGGAACTCGCACCTGCGCTACCGGCCGCAGCTGGAGGCGAGCGTCGGCACCACGAGGCAGATCGTGCGGGATCCGAAGTTTACCGTCACGGCTTCCGTGCGGACGTAG
- a CDS encoding VOC family protein: protein MTRSVYANCTVTDLERAEGWYTRLFGREPDARPMAGLLEWHLGEASGVQVWSEPERAGHSTVVLRESDLDSAADQIRQAGIEHDGPQPGGGARILLLLDPDGNRVVLTGS from the coding sequence ATGACCCGCAGCGTGTACGCCAACTGCACCGTCACCGACCTGGAGCGCGCCGAAGGGTGGTACACACGCCTCTTCGGTCGTGAACCCGACGCCCGCCCCATGGCGGGGCTGCTCGAGTGGCACCTGGGAGAGGCCTCCGGGGTGCAGGTGTGGTCCGAGCCGGAGCGCGCCGGGCACTCGACAGTGGTCCTGCGCGAGAGTGACCTCGACAGCGCCGCCGATCAGATCCGACAGGCGGGCATCGAGCACGACGGTCCGCAGCCCGGCGGCGGGGCGCGGATTCTGCTGCTCCTCGACCCCGACGGCAACCGTGTGGTCCTGACCGGCTCCTGA